In one Apostichopus japonicus isolate 1M-3 chromosome 18, ASM3797524v1, whole genome shotgun sequence genomic region, the following are encoded:
- the LOC139958547 gene encoding uncharacterized protein — protein MKDDLASMTAQCRELENQLKETNSRWNDRLAAKEQECQRHKKKEMNMTQLLREHSQTLDFVTSELSNAKTKMTSLLEDNQQLKIEMTSLQITVDKTEYDLQTSLRFKDKLQAEKSFLESKVKILEEKLRSQRQFFCEQEETLRKQWGEMLLIKERDCERYKKEVENMAITLNKSNNVVYKLTAELSNAKKELTSLRSNNRSLKKTMKVLEKSLEKVKQNLTSVHAEHEANIQYLESDVKTMEEKFISERKIHSEEAKVIREIHEEEMTCMKGRMDSQIAAKDELIQSLQSGMKELEDKLKEQRLFHQDEVKDLKREYQMKIGDRKQSEKRTSC, from the coding sequence ATGAAGGATGACCTCGCGTCAATGACCGCACAGTGTCGAGAGTTGGAGAATCAGCTCAAGGAGACCAATTCGAGGTGGAATGACAGACTTGCTGCTAAGGAGCAGGAGTGTCAACGACACAAGAAGAAGGAGATGAACATGACTCAATTATTACGAGAACATAGTCAAACCTTAGATTTCGTCACTTCGGAGCTCAGCAACGCTAAAACCAAAATGACGTCATTACTGGAAGACAACCAGCAGCTCAAGATCGAGATGACGTCACTCCAGATTACTGTTGATAAGACCGAGTACGATCTGCAGACTTCTTTGAGATTCAAAGATAAACTACAAGCTGAAAAGTCTTTTCTTGAATCCAAGGTTAAGATTCTGGAGGAAAAACTGAGATCACAGAGGCAGTTCTTTTGTGAGCAAGAGGAAACCCTACGCAAGCAATGGGGAGAAATGCTTCTCATAAAGGAGAGAGATTGTGAGAGGTACAAGAAAGAGGTGGAAAACATGGCCATTACTTTAAACAAGAGCAATAACGTTGTTTATAAACTCACTGCCGAGCTTAGCAACGCTAAGAAAGAACTTACATCATTGCGAAGCAATAACCGGAGTCTAAAGAAGACTATGAAGGTTTTAGAGAAAAGTCTGGAGAAAGTTAAACAGAACTTGACTTCTGTTCATGCCGAGCATGAAGCTAACATTCAGTACCTGGAATCGGATGTAAAGACCATGGAAGAAAAGTTTATTTCAGAAAGAAAGATTCATAGTGAAGAGGCAAAAGTCATTAGAGAGATTCACGAAGAGGAGATGACTTGCATGAAAGGACGAATGGATTCTCAGATTGCTGCCAAAGATGAATTAATTCAGAGTCTTCAGTCCGGGATGAAAGAACTAGAAGATAAATTGAAAGAACAAAGACTGTTTCATCAAGATGAAGTGAAGGACCTAAAAAGAGAATACCAGATGAAGATCGGAGACCGAAAGCAATCAGAGAAAAGAACGAGCTGCTGA
- the LOC139958548 gene encoding uncharacterized protein — MAALPSERVSSDKPPFSFVGVDYFGPFEAKRGRSTVKRFGCIFTCLSSRAVHLEVCESLDADSFLNAFRRFVARRGQPVKIFSDNGSNFQAGEKELRNAFKAMNKDDVEAFFHSKGCEWHFNPPTASHFGGAWERLIRSVRRILRCVLRQQTVTDEVLTTVLTEVESILNSRPLTDFSSDPKDEEPLTPNHLLLMRHGPDNPVDAGVSYGRKRWLQVQYLASLFWSRWRKEYLPLLQKRHKWNFPKESVVIGDIVLLTDETIPRGKWPLARVITVFKSSDGKVRSVEVKVRNKILKRPITKLCIVKRMSD; from the coding sequence ATGGCCGCATTGCCTTCAGAGAGAGTCTCCTCTGACAAACCTCCTTTTAGTTTTGTCGGCGTGGACTATTTTGGGCCATTCGAAGCGAAAAGAGGTCGCTCGACCGTAAAGAGGTTCGGTTGCATTTTTACTTGCTTGTCCTCCAGAGCTGTTCATTTGGAAGTGTGTGAATCCCTTGATGCTGATTCCTTCCTTAATGCTTTCAGACGTTTTGTAGCAAGAAGAGGTCAGCCAGTTAAGATTTTTAGCGACAATGGTTCTAATTTCCAAGCTGGCGAGAAAGAGTTGAGAAATGCCTTTAAAGCTATGAATAAAGATGATGTAGAAGCCTTTTTTCATAGTAAAGGTTGTGAGTGGCACTTTAACCCTCCTACAGCCAGCCATTTCGGAGGAGCATGGGAAAGGCTTATCAGGTCGGTTAGAAGGATTCTAAGATGCGTCCTGAGGCAGCAAACGGTCACTGATGAGGTTCTTACTACTGTACTTACTGAGGTTGAATCTATTCTCAACTCAAGACCTCTCACTGACTTCTCCTCAGATCCAAAAGATGAGGAGCCTCTTACTCCGAACCACCTACTTTTGATGAGACATGGGCCTGACAACCCAGTCGACGCAGGAGTCTCTTACGGCCGTAAAAGGTGGCTTCAAGTACAGTACCTTGCTTCTTTGTTTTGGAGTAGATGGCGGAAAGAATATCTGCCTCTCCTCCAAAAACGCCATAAGTGGAATTTTCCGAAAGAAAGTGTTGTCATTGGGGACATAGTTCTCCTCACCGACGAAACAATTCCACGCGGAAAATGGCCTTTAGCTAGAGTCATTACAGTTTTCAAGAGTAGCGATGGGAAAGTAAGAAGCGTTGAGGTTAAGGTTCGTAATAAAATACTCAAAAGACCGATTACGAAATTGTGTATTGTAAAGAGAATGTCTGATTAG